In Eucalyptus grandis isolate ANBG69807.140 chromosome 4, ASM1654582v1, whole genome shotgun sequence, the following proteins share a genomic window:
- the LOC104442114 gene encoding ATG8-interacting protein 1 isoform X2: protein MADKDEGEETSTRRNEWEVVSLTASAYAAAPGPDVELKTDDKGSVYDVDDADISRAMFMSSHFVFPPSQHENLPLEPEKDQTEEEIDQDVVTELETEGGRSSGKDEKDTSFGTTHDEFPGIECLDEAGSKQFIHDKEFEEGMNLQGLDVPPYADATLSSFHSETALGGPNPSTYVDDTSSELTEHEHVLDSHEELSRSSKSTKDRDYYESDLPCGAWWKKRAASFYTHAKEANSFWSVFVAAAVMGLVILGQRWQQERWQVLQLKWHMAVNDEMGRLLGPIYRIKDVIVGGHRRGSFISSSSSSEN, encoded by the exons ATGGCAGATAAAGATGAGGGAGAGGAAACTAGTACTCGCAGAAATGAATGGGAAGTTGTCTCACTTACAGCGTCAGCATATGCGGCAGCTCCTGGTCCAGATGTTGAACTAAAAACTGATGACAAGGGTAGTGTATATGATGTTGATGATGCAGATATTTCTCGTGCGATGTTCATGTCTAGTCACTTTGTCTTTCCACCCAGCCAACATGAAAATCTTCCATTGGAGCCTGAGAAAGATCAAACCGAAGAAGAAATAGACCAAGATGTTGTTACTGAACTGGAAACGGAAGGGGGGAGATCTAGCGGAAAGGACGAGAAAGATACGAGTTTCGGCACGACACATGATGAGTTTCCTGGGATAGAGTGTTTGGATGAGGCAGGCAGCAAACAGTTTATTCATGATAAGGAGTTTGAGGAAGGCATGAATCTGCAAGGGCTAGATGTGCCGCCGTATGCTGATGCTACTTTAAGTTCTTTTCACAGTGAAACTGCTCTTGGTGGCCCCAATCCAAGTACATATGTTGACGATACAAGCTCCGAGTTAACCGAACATGAGCATGTCTTAGATTCCCACGAGGAGTTATCAAGGTCGTCCAAATCCACCAAAGATCGCGATTATTATGAGTCTGACCTTCCTTGTGGAGCTTGGTGGAAGAAACGTGCAGCTTCTTTTTATACACATGCAAAGGAGGCAAATTCTTTTTGGTCTGTTTTCGTTGCTGCAGCTGTGATGGGTCTTGTAATTCTTGGGCAGAGGTGGCAGCAAGAAAGATGGCAAGTTCTTCAACTTAAATGGCATATGGCCGTCAATGATGAG ATGGGCAGGCTGCTGGGTCCCATATATCGCATCAAAGATGTGATAGTGGGTGGCCACCGACGTGGTTCCTTTATTAGCAGCAGTTCCTCGAGTGAGAACTAA
- the LOC104442113 gene encoding cytochrome P450 86A8, whose product MDAATALLVLTAITAYLIWFTFISRSLKGPRVWPLLGSLPGLIENCDRMHDWIADNLLACGGTYQTCICAVPFLARKQGLVTVTCDPRNLEHILKARFDNYPKGPTWQAVFHDLLGQGIFNSDGDTWLFQRKTAALEFTTRTLRQAMARWLNRAIKLRFCPILKSAQLGAEPVDLQDLLLRLTFDNICGLAFGKDPETCAPGLPENGFASAFDRATEASLQRFILPEVMWRFKKRLRLGMEVSLSRSLVNIDEYLSKVIAARKLELLNQQQKDDEHPHDDLLSRFMKKKESYSDTFLQHVALNFILAGRDTSSVALSWFFWLVIQNPSVEDKIVREICTVLIESRGDDVASWVDEPLGFEEVDKLVYLKAALSETLRLYPSVPEDSKHVVADDVLPDGTFVPAGSSVTYSIYSAGRMRATWGEDCSEFRPERWLSPDGQKFVMQDAFKFVAFNAGPRICLGKDLAYLQMKSIAAAVLLRHRLRVAAGHRVVQKMSLTLFMQYGLKVDVLRRDLEPILESIRRERNEEAGVKLNGECNGGGGDMVVGFA is encoded by the coding sequence ATGGACGCGGCGACAGCTCTACTGGTATTAACGGCAATAACGGCCTACCTCATCTGGTTCACCTTCATCTCCCGGTCGCTGAAGGGCCCACGTGTGTGGCCCCTATTGGGCAGCCTGCCGGGGCTGATCGAGAACTGCGACCGCATGCACGACTGGATCGCCGACAACCTGCTCGCGTGCGGCGGCACGTACCAGACCTGCATCTGCGCGGTGCCCTTCCTGGCCCGGAAGCAAGGGCTGGTGACCGTCACCTGCGACCCTAGGAACCTCGAGCACATCCTCAAGGCCCGCTTCGACAACTACCCCAAGGGCCCCACCTGGCAGGCCGTCTTCCACGACCTCCTCGGCCAGGGCATCTTCAACTCCGACGGCGACACGTGGCTGTTCCAGCGGAAGACCGCCGCGCTCGAGTTCACCACCCGGACGCTCCGCCAGGCCATGGCCCGGTGGCTCAACCGAGCCATCAAGCTCCGCTTCTGCCCCATCCTGAAGTCGGCCCAGCTGGGCGCCGAGCCGGTCGATCTGCAGGACCTGCTGCTCCGCCTCACGTTCGACAACATTTGCGGCTTGGCCTTCGGGAAGGACCCGGAGACCTGCGCCCCGGGGCTCCCCGAGAACGGCTTCGCCTCGGCCTTCGACCGGGCCACGGAGGCCTCGCTGCAGCGCTTCATATTGCCCGAGGTGATGTGGAGGTTCAAGAAGCGGCTCCGGCTCGGGATGGAGGTCAGCCTGAGCCGCAGCCTCGTGAACATCGACGAGTACTTGTCCAAGGTGATCGCCGCGCGCAAGCTCGAGCTGCTGAATCAGCAGCAGAAGGATGACGAGCACCCCCACGACGACCTGCTCTCGAGgttcatgaagaagaaggagtcCTACTCCGACACGTTCCTCCAGCACGTAGCGCTCAACTTCATCCTGGCCGGCCGCGACACGTCGTCCGTGGCGCTGAGCTGGTTCTTCTGGCTGGTCATCCAGAACCCATCCGTGGAGGACAAAATCGTTCGCGAGATATGCACGGTCCTCATCGAGTCGCGCGGCGACGACGTGGCGAGCTGGGTCGACGAGCCCCTGGGGTTCGAGGAGGTGGACAAGCTGGTGTACCTGAAGGCGGCCCTCTCGGAGACGCTGCGGCTCTACCCCTCGGTGCCGGAGGACTCGAAGCACGTGGTGGCGGACGACGTGCTGCCCGACGGAACGTTCGTGCCGGCGGGATCGTCGGTCACGTATTCGATATACTCGGCGGGGAGGATGAGGGCGACGTGGGGGGAGGACTGCTCGGAGTTCCGGCCCGAGAGGTGGCTGTCGCCGGACGGCCAGAAGTTCGTCATGCAGGACGCGTTCAAGTTCGTGGCGTTCAACGCGGGGCCGAGGATCTGCCTAGGGAAGGACTTGGCTTATCTGCAGATGAAGTCGATCGCCGCGGCGGTGCTGCTGAGGCACAGGCTGAGGGTGGCCGCCGGGCATAGGGTGGTGCAGAAGATGTCGTTGACGCTGTTCATGCAGTACGGGCTCAAAGTGGACGTGCTCAGGAGGGACCTGGAGCCGATTTTGGAGAGCATCAGGAGGGAGAGGAACGAGGAAGCGGGCGTCAAATTGAACGGTGAGTGTAATGGCGGTGGCGGAGACATGGTAGTGGGGTTTGCCTGA
- the LOC104442114 gene encoding ATG8-interacting protein 1 isoform X1 codes for MADKDEGEETSTRRNEWEVVSLTASAYAAAPGPDVELKTDDKGSVYDVDDADISRAMFMSSHFVFPPSQHENLPLEPEKDQTEEEIDQDVVTELETEGGRSSGKDEKDTSFGTTHDEFPGIECLDEAGSKQFIHDKEFEEGMNLQGLDVPPYADATLSSFHSETALGGPNPSTYVDDTSSELTEHEHVLDSHEELSRSSKSTKDRDYYESDLPCGAWWKKRAASFYTHAKEANSFWSVFVAAAVMGLVILGQRWQQERWQVLQLKWHMAVNDEKMGRLLGPIYRIKDVIVGGHRRGSFISSSSSSEN; via the exons ATGGCAGATAAAGATGAGGGAGAGGAAACTAGTACTCGCAGAAATGAATGGGAAGTTGTCTCACTTACAGCGTCAGCATATGCGGCAGCTCCTGGTCCAGATGTTGAACTAAAAACTGATGACAAGGGTAGTGTATATGATGTTGATGATGCAGATATTTCTCGTGCGATGTTCATGTCTAGTCACTTTGTCTTTCCACCCAGCCAACATGAAAATCTTCCATTGGAGCCTGAGAAAGATCAAACCGAAGAAGAAATAGACCAAGATGTTGTTACTGAACTGGAAACGGAAGGGGGGAGATCTAGCGGAAAGGACGAGAAAGATACGAGTTTCGGCACGACACATGATGAGTTTCCTGGGATAGAGTGTTTGGATGAGGCAGGCAGCAAACAGTTTATTCATGATAAGGAGTTTGAGGAAGGCATGAATCTGCAAGGGCTAGATGTGCCGCCGTATGCTGATGCTACTTTAAGTTCTTTTCACAGTGAAACTGCTCTTGGTGGCCCCAATCCAAGTACATATGTTGACGATACAAGCTCCGAGTTAACCGAACATGAGCATGTCTTAGATTCCCACGAGGAGTTATCAAGGTCGTCCAAATCCACCAAAGATCGCGATTATTATGAGTCTGACCTTCCTTGTGGAGCTTGGTGGAAGAAACGTGCAGCTTCTTTTTATACACATGCAAAGGAGGCAAATTCTTTTTGGTCTGTTTTCGTTGCTGCAGCTGTGATGGGTCTTGTAATTCTTGGGCAGAGGTGGCAGCAAGAAAGATGGCAAGTTCTTCAACTTAAATGGCATATGGCCGTCAATGATGAG AAGATGGGCAGGCTGCTGGGTCCCATATATCGCATCAAAGATGTGATAGTGGGTGGCCACCGACGTGGTTCCTTTATTAGCAGCAGTTCCTCGAGTGAGAACTAA